In Oncorhynchus nerka isolate Pitt River linkage group LG26, Oner_Uvic_2.0, whole genome shotgun sequence, one DNA window encodes the following:
- the LOC115110117 gene encoding cathepsin D-like, with protein MTSYQRQNMKCLKILSITVALLIAHSAAIIRIPLHKTRSMRRLMNDNGMSFEQLQDMAKTVGGAGADTPTPLPATTQSPKVPVERLTNFMDAQYYGVISIGTPPQDFTVLFDTGSSNLWVPSIHCSFLDVACWLHHRYNSKKSSTYVQNGTKFSIQYGRGSLSGFISGDTVSLAGMQVTGQQFGEAVKQPGITFAVARFDGVLGMGYPTISVDKITPVFDTAMAAKLLPQNIFSFYISREPFAAVGGELMLGGTDPLYYTGDLHYVNVTRKAYWQIEMSSVEVGNQLTLCKAGCQAIVDTGTSLITGPAEEVRALQKAIGALPLLMGEYWIDCKKVSSLPVITFNLGGKMFNLTGDDYIIMGSQMGQKICLSGFMAMNIPPPAGPLWILGDVFIGRYYSVFDRDADRVGFAPAK; from the exons ATGACGAGTTATCAAAGACAGAATATGAAGTGTCTTAAAATATTGTCTATAACCGTCGCGCTGTTGATAGCGCACAGCGCTGCTATTATAAG AATTCCCCTCCACAAGACGCGCAGTATGCGCCGCCTAATGAACGACAATGGGATGAGTTTTGAACAACTCCAGGACATGGCCAAGACCGTTGGTGGTGCAGGAGCTGACACACCAACACCCTTACCAGCAACTACTCAGAGCCCGAAAGTGCCAGTTGAGAGACTCACTAACTTCATGGAT GCTCAGTACTATGGGGTGATCAGCATAGGCACACCACCCCAGGACTTTACTGTGCTGTTTGACACCGGCTCCTCCAACCTGTGGGTGCCCTCCATTCACTGCTCCTTCCTGGATGTTGCATGCT GGCTCCACCATCGTTATAACTCCAAGAAGTCGAGCACGTACGTTCAGAATGGCACCAAATTCTCCATCCAGTATGGCAGAGGCAGCTTGTCTGGGTTCATCAGTGGGGACACTGTCTCT TTGGCTGGCATGCAGGTCACTGGTCAACAGTTTGGTGAGGCCGTGAAGCAACCTGGCATCACGTTTGCAGTGGCCCGCTTTGACGGGGTGCTGGGCATGGGCTACCCTACCATATCTGTCGACAAGATAACCCCTGTGTTTGACACCGCCATGGCTGCCAAGCTGTTGCCTCAGAACATATTTTccttctatattagcag GGAGCCATTTGCTGCTGTAGGAGGAGAGCTGATGCTGGGAGGCACAGACCCACTGTACTACACTGGAGACCTGCACTATGTCAATGTCACACGCAAGGCCTATTGGCAGATTGAGATGAGCAG TGTGGAAGTGGGAAACCAGCTGACGTTGTGCAAGGCCGGTTGCCAGGCGATTGTTGATACGGGAACGTCCCTCATCACCGGGCCTGCGGAGGAGGTCCGGGCGCTGCAAAAAGCCATCGGAGCCTTGCCTCTACTGATGGGAGAG TATTGGATTGACTGCAAGAAGGTTTCCTCTCTCCCCGTCATCACATTCAACCTGGGAGGGAAGATGTTTAACTTGACTGGAGACGACTATATCATAATG GGGTCCCAGATGGGTCAGAAAATCTGTCTGTCAGGCTTCATGGCCATGAACATCCCCCCTCCGGCTGGACCGTTGTGGATCCTGGGAGATGTGTTCATTGGACGCTACTACAGCGTGTTTGATAGAGATGCAGACCGCGTGGGGTTCGCCCCTGCCAAGTAG
- the LOC115110118 gene encoding mitochondrial dynamics protein MID51 yields the protein MAGVNGDRKGKKDDNGMGTAVDFLLSNAKLVLGVGGAAMLGIATLAVKRMYDRAISAPTSPTKMEPSGKRSWEEPSWMGSSPRVLNHDMRSTVSRSLQTLPTSSNSFEPDCMRRAAGRGRSAAGETDLFRARMRLSLQEKLWEYYQERVAIPAEEQATARRAALDICAELRIFLHAKLPDMPLREMYLSGSLYDDLQVVTADHAQLMVPLTLEKNLWSSVPGEDTIMNVPGFWLIRRENLEYFPRGSSYWDRCMVGGYLSPKSVLEVFEKLVAGSINWPAIGSVLDYVIRPVVPSETLTLEVQYETDRLLFVDFLPLLVMDDGASLIAKPHRLAAERHENLWRQSFRVAETARLRALDQEDGGCRCACLKVTKAVCKLNPALARLSASQLTNTILLLSEKEGDWTQEALADRFLQLLRSLVGHLEAGRLPCALVPKVNLFCELTPVEVDELGYTLYCSLSDPEALLRTPQSD from the exons ATGGCGGGAGTGAACGGTGACCGTAAAGGGAAGAAGGATGACAACGGCATGGGCACGGCCGTTGACTTTTTGCTCTCTAATGCCAAGCTTGTGCTTGGGGTCGGAGGAGCTGCCATGCTTGGCATTGCAACACTAGCAGTCAAAAGA ATGTATGACCGTGCCATAAGTGCTCCGACCAGCCCTACTAAGATGGAACCATCAGGGAAAAGGAGTTGGGAAGAACCAAGCTGGATGGGCTCGTCACCACGGGTACTTAACCATGACATGAGGTCAACAGTGAGCAGGTCACTGCAGACTCTACCCACCTCCTCCAACTCCTTTGAACCAG ACTGCATGCGGAGGGCGGCGGGGCGGGGACGTAGCGCTGCAGGGGAGACCGACCTCTTCCGGGCCAGGATGCGCCTCTCCTTGCAGGAGAAACTGTGGGAGTACTACCAGGAGCGTGTGGCCATCCCCGCTGAGGAGCAGGCCACAGCCCGCCGGGCTGCCCTGGACATCTGCGCAGAGCTGAGGATCTTCCTGCACGCCAAGCTGCCCGACATGCCTCTCCGAGAGATGTACCTCAGCGGCAGCCTCTACGACGACCTGCAG GTGGTGACAGCGGATCACGCTCAGCTCATGGTCCCTCTGACCTTGGAGAAGAACCTGTGGTCGTCAGTCCCCGGGGAGGACACCATCATGAACGTTCCGGGCTTCTGGCTGATTCGCAGGGAGAACCTGGAATACTTCccccgaggcagcagctactgggACCGCTGCATGGTAGGTGGCTACCTCTCCCCCAAGTCTGTCCTGGAGGTGTTCGAGAAGCTGGTGGCGGGCTCCATCAACTGGCCGGCCATCGGCAGTGTTCTGGACTACGTGATCCGGCCGGTGGTTCCCTCGGAGACGCTCACCCTGGAGGTCCAGTACGAGACAGACCGCCTTCTTTTCGTGGACTTCCTGCCTCTGCTGGTGATGGACGACGGCGCCTCGCTCATCGCCAAGCCACACAGGCTGGCTGCGGAGCGCCATGAAAACCTGTGGCGGCAGAGCTTCCGCGTGGCGGAGACTGCGCGCCTGCGGGCTCTGGACCAAGAGGACGGGGGCTGCCGCTGTGCCTGCCTCAAGGTGACTAAAGCCGTGTGCAAGCTAAACCCGGCCCTAGCGCGCCTGTCGGCCAGTCAGCTGACCAACACCATACTGCTATTGAGCGAGAAGGAGGGCGACTGGACCCAGGAGGCGCTGGCTGACCGCTTCCTGCAGTTGCTCCGCTCTCTAGTGGGACACCTAGAGGCTGGGAGGCTCCCCTGCGCCCTTGTCCCCAAAGTCAACCTGTTCTGTGAGCTGACGCCAGTGGAGGTGGATGAGCTAGGATAcaccctctactgttccctctctgacCCAGAGGCACTCCTAAGGACTCCTCAGTCTGACTAA
- the LOC115110119 gene encoding choline O-acetyltransferase-like — protein sequence MALLDYPIPELDVTLQEAGRVLQLTLSPELYPQFKNTLSQQREVLQEAQKCLAAAASGRENWVTEQFKSRLLSCTDPLPTSTAIPAVLPPSRARKECAQLERAAALLWAVAKMYSEPSLVEGEGQTERTQQSEVFAASRIPGKTQDEIKVYQDCLHAIVICARGVFSVNILQHPSPGGPMSPLPFPDIYSQVVHVMSQHRAAKNNKPSAICGLSALQRQAWSAVREEILRAGGAAAASLGLMESAVVALSLEDCNAPADLADTLNAVRLGGGDGPCLRYYDKVVNLVVFKDSTAGMVFEHSALDGMVAGLVAETVWYLSESLTVDLVQANTGSNGSACLNKADSSSPSPLAFPLQGITKTDPKVLP from the exons ATGGCACTTCTCGATTACCCTATTCCAGAGCTAGATGTCACCTTACAAGAGGCAGGCCGTGTGCTCCAGCTCACCCTGAGCCCCGAGCTCTACCCTCAATTCAAAAATACCCTTAGCCAACAGAGGGAGGTCCTGCAGGAGGCCCAAAAGTGCTTGGCGGCTGCCGCCTCTGGCCGAGAGAACTGGGTGACAGAGCAATTCAAGAGCCGGCTGCTTTCATGTACCGACCCCCTGCCCACCTCGACAGCCATCCCCGCTGTCTTGCCCCCCTCCAGAGCCAGGAAGGAGTGTGCCCAACTGGAGAGGGCTGCTGCTCTGCTCTGGGCTGTGGCCAAGATGTATAGTGAGCCTTCGCTGGTAGAGGGTGAGGGGCAAACTGAGCGCACACAGCAATCAGAGGTGTTTGCTGCCAGCCGCATTCCTGGGAAGACCCAAGATGAGATTAAA GTATACCAAGACTGCCTCCATGCCATCGTAATCTGTGCTAGAGGGGTATTTTCAGTCAACATACTGCAGCATCCCAGTCCAGGCGGGCCTATGTCCCCTCTACCGTTCCCTGACATCTACAGCCAAGTGGTTCATGTGATGAGCCAACATAGAGCTGCCAAGAACAACAAGCCCTCTGCCATCTGCGGCCTCTCAGCCCTGCAGCGGCAAGCCTGGAGTGCTGTGAGGGAGGAGATCCTGAGAGCAGGTGGGGCAGCGGCCGCCTCACTGGGGTTGATGGAGAGTGCTGTGGTGGCTCTCTCCCTGGAAGACTGCAATGCACCAGCTGATCTGGCAGACACCCTTAATGCTGTCAGactgggaggaggagatgggcCCTGTCTGAGATACTATGACAAG GTGGTGAACCTGGTGGTATTCAAAGACAGCACAGCAGGGATGGTGTTTGAGCACAGTGCACTGGATGGAATGGTGGCTGGGTTAGTGGCTGAGACTGTGTGGTATCTCTCTGAGTCGCTTACTGTAGACCTAGTCCAGGCCAACACAGGAAGCAATGGGTCAGCCTGTCTTAACAAGGCTGATTCCTCCTCCCCAAGCCCCCTAGCATTCCCACTACAGGGTATAACTAAAACAGACCCCAAAGTCCTCCCCTAA
- the LOC135564643 gene encoding uncharacterized protein LOC135564643: MRHYKHGRCDPTYSLTMQSYQLIGALESCIGPDNNPRYTNELLRLFHVAFLEHKNLIKATKSGHGVGPHLAALRWSMSPDNPLKKFLDPFGCPSVYLTGKDLMEGVELAVGNVYAKDQLAVTYLGRRDRVRIVLNGKGTFSTVLEKLQDSLKVNLKLVMLLAVRYSIAGQMGAMECLLQEEQAGRRNGSSQGEIHKCFSPAGQKQGTTMSKSTLPSNSASSMSPDFTLVIHGGAGEEMMLNTKVVGVIEFALQTALTLGSQVLQQGGSSLDAVQRSVQALEDCFLFNAGKGSVFNKDGKNEMEATIVDGNGMNSGSVACVQSVKNPVKAARQVMEKSVHSLLVGEGAEEFLQGLEESEKPMRAEYFQTDVRRRELTAKLSTGNASKNNHPQKVGAVALDRWCRLAAATSTGGLVGKWKGQVGDTAVVGAGIFADDKLAVTCSGDGDVFLRHTVAQKVASLYHHKGYSLRAACQEVMSENLKGSCAGIIAVDAKGDAVAETNVGVLFVASMVGGIARVEVLRPMKSYFNVIWETDELVAHLHSNPWTPGATILTQKTLSGPSSIFQLVEPDFLALLQGARAVSNLLCERLGVQRCALVFNPHPEQPAHIRVLPLHGLESNWRSLPTGEEDFQPYDPGYCTSKSGPRWEDADLDQVQAKIRNKLPTPNAPSCYDFLGDPSHNGLFCRIVRGEEQQWRVWEDSDHVAFLTPYPNTPGLTVLVPRKPLSSNIFRLEETDYTSLILATRKVAGLLEEGMHARGVALIFEGFEIDYAHVKLIPLVPPRCDKPAEVFPEYFQSYPGYVSSVDGPPSSPETLKEIHTKITLCRPPRSWEDPQSHSMLAIKSQWYRNLFQIQNTLFHNTVEYFNNTCQYAYALTPLTTDTISSPMGLGSDSEPVYVNLLGQDVYLADSMQFVLEYFLRFQENLPGTYYVSPSFRGEDPDATHLNQFYHVECELLGDMDTAMHIAEGYVAHLTNAMLKKHSNIILNSAGTLSHVKDLLEKLEGGTPLPRVTLDKAIPMMPSPDCLEWVQDGQPQFGRKVTRKGEQVLIEKYGGAVWLTEMDHLGGPFYQAYVEGSGRRKAKASDLLLGLGETLGLGERHSSPEMVQEALRHHAVPEESYKWYINMRQVIPLLTSGWGMGTERYLCWLLQHNDIRDIHIIPRMKARKYMP; encoded by the coding sequence ATGCGTCACTACAAGCATGGCCGTTGCGATCCGACATACTCCCTCACCATGCAATCCTACCAGCTCATCGGTGCTTTGGAATCCTGCATCGGACCAGACAACAACCCTCGATACACGAACGAACTGCTCCGTCTGTTCCATGTGGCTTTCCTGGAGCACAAAAACCTGATTAAAGCCACTAAAAGTGGACATGGTGTGGGCCCTCACCTAGCAGCCCTACGCTGGTCCATGTCTCCAGACAACCCTCTCAAGAAGTTTCTTGACCCCTTTGGGTGCCCCTCTGTTTACCTTACTGGCAAGGATTTGATGGAGGGAGTGGAGCTTGCTGTAGGGAATGTGTATGCTAAAGACCAACTTGCTGTAACCTACCTGGGGAGGAGAGACCGGGTCCGTATAGTGCTCAATGGTAAAGGCACCTTTTCCACCGTGTTGGAGAAGCTTCAAGATAGCCTGAAAGTAAATCTGAAGCTGGTGATGCTTCTCGCTGTCAGATATTCCATCGCCGGACAAATGGGAGCCATGGAGTGTCTGCTGCAAGAAGAACAAGCAGGAAGAAGGAATGGATCCTCCCAAGGGGAAATTCACAAATGTTTCAGTCCAGCAGGCCAAAAACAAGGCACGACAATGTCTAAGTCAACACTTCCCTCTAACTCTGCCTCCAGCATGAGTCCAGACTTCACTCTGGTGATCCATGGTGGAGCTGGGGAGGAGATGATGCTGAATACAAAGGTGGTAGGCGTCATTGAATTTGCACTCCAGACAGCTCTGACCCTCGGATCACAAGTGCTACAACAGGGAGGCAGTAGTCTTGACGCAGTGCAGCGGAGTGTGCAAGCTCTTGAAGACTGCTTTCTGTTCAATGCCGGGAAGGGATCTGTTTTCAACAAAGATGGGAAAAATGAGATGGAGGCGACCATAGTAGATGGAAATGGGATGAACTCTGGATCGGTGGCTTGTGTGCAGAGTGTGAAGAACCCTGTGAAAGCAGCAAGACAGGTCATGGAGAAGAGCGTACACTCACTCTTAGTAGGGGAAGGTGCAGAAGAGTTTTTGCAAGGCTTAGAAGAGAGTGAGAAGCCTATGAGGGCGGAGTACTTCCAAACTGATGTCCGTCGCAGAGAGCTGACAGCAAAACTCAGTACTGGCAACGCCTCCAAGAACAACCATCCACAGAAAGTGGGAGCTGTTGCTTTGGATCGATGGTGTAGGTTAGCTGCtgcaacgtccacaggtgggttgGTGGGAAAATGGAAGGGTCAAGTTGGAGACACAGCAGTAGTGGGAGCAGGTATATTTGCTGATGACAAGCTTGCAGTAACCTGCTCTGGTGATGGAGATGTGTTTCTAAGACACACAGTTGCACAAAAAGTGGCCAGTCTCTACCATCATAAAGGCTACAGCCTTAGGGCGGCATGTCAAGAAGTCATGTCTGAGAACTTGAAGGGCAGCTGTGCTGGAATCATTGCTGTAGACGCAAAAGGGGATGCTGTTGCTGAAACCAATGTTGGGGTGTTGTTTGTAGCTTCCATGGTTGGTGGCATTGCACGTGTCGAAGTCCTGAGACCCATGAAGAGTTATTTCAATGTAATCTGGGAGACTGATGAACTAGTTGCTCACCTACACTCCAACCCTTGGACACCAGGTGCCACCATCCTTACCCAAAAGACTCTGAGTGGGCCAAGCAGCATCTTTCAGCTGGTTGAACCAGATTTCTTAGCACTGTTGCAAGGCGCACGGGCTGTTTCAAACCTGCTATGCGAACGACTGGGGGTACAGCGTTGCGCCCTAGTATTTAACCCACATCCCGAGCAGCCGGCCCATATCCGAGTGCTTCCACTTCATGGTTTGGAATCCAACTGGCGCTCCCTACCTACTGGGGAGGAGGACTTTCAGCCCTATGACCCAGGTTACTGCACCTCAAAGAGTGGCCCGCGCTGGGAAGATGCAGATCTGGACCAGGTTCAGGCCAAGATTCGGAACAAGCTGCCAACGCCTAACGCACCATCGTGCTATGACTTCTTAGGAGATCCTTCCCACAATGGACTGTTCTGCCGTATTGTGCGTGGGGAGGAGCAACAGTGGCGGGTGTGGGAAGACAGTGATCATGTGGCTTTCCTCACTCCCTACCCTAATACACCTGGACTCACAGTTCTAGTGCCACGTAAACCACTGTCCAGCAACATTTTCCGTCTGGAAGAGACTGATTACACATCACTGATCCTGGCCACTCGTAAGGTAGCTGGACTGCTGGAGGAAGGAATGCATGCTCGAGGTGTTGCACTCATCTTTGAGGGCTTTGAGATTGATTATGCCCATGTCAAGCTgatccctctggttcctccacgTTGTGACAAGCCTGCTGAGGTGTTCCCAGAGTACTTCCAAAGCTACCCCGGCTACGTCTCATCTGTCGATggccctccctccagccctgaaACTCTAAAGGAAATCCACACCAAAATCACACTTTGCAGGCCTCCTCGTTCCTGGGAGGATCCACAGAGCCACTCCATGTTAGCCATCAAGAGCCAGTGGTACCGCAATCTCTTTCAAATTCAAAATACCCTCTTCCACAACACAGTGGAGTACTTCAACAACACCTGTCAGTACGCGTACGCCCTGACTCCTCTCACCACTGACACAATCTCCTCTCCGATGGGCCTGGGATCAGACTCCGAGCCCGTTTACGTCAACTTGCTGGGGCAGGATGTGTACTTGGCTGACTCCATGCAATTTGTGCTGGAGTATTTCTTGCGATTCCAAGAGAACTTGCCAGGGACATACTACGTATCGCCAAGTTTCCGGGGAGAAGATCCAGATGCCACTCATCTTAACCAGTTCTACCATGTTGAGTGTGAGCTCCTGGGCGACATGGATACTGCCATGCACATAGCTGAGGGATATGTGGCTCATCTCACCAATGCAATGCTGAAGAAACACTCCAACATCATACTGAACTCCGCTGGGACCCTTTCACATGTCAAGGACTTACTGGAGAAGTTGGAGGGAGGAACCCCTCTCCCAAGAGTCACTCTGGACAAGGCCATCCCTATGATGCCCTCGCCAGACTGCTTGGAGTGGGTACAGGACGGCCAGCCCCAGTTTGGCAGGAAGGTAACCCGCAAAGGAGAACAGGTTTTGATTGAGAAGTATGGAGGCGCTGTTTGGCTGACAGAGATGGACCACCTGGGAGGTCCTTTCTACCAAGCATATGTGGAGGGCTCGGGCAGACGCAAGGCAAAAGCATCGGACCTCCTCTTGGGATTGGGGGAGACTCTGGGTCTTGGGGAGCGTCACTCCAGCCCCGAGATGGTGCAAGAAGCCCTGAGACATCATGCAGTCCCAGAGGAATCCTACAAGTGGTACATCAACATGCGGCAGGTCATTCCTCTACTCACCAGTGGGTGGGGCATGGGCACCGAACGCTATTTGTGTTGGCTGCTTCAGCATAATGACATCAGAGACATACATATTATACCTCGCATGAAGGCCAGGAAATACATGCCTTGA